In one Staphylococcus lutrae genomic region, the following are encoded:
- the rpmB gene encoding 50S ribosomal protein L28, whose protein sequence is MGKECFVTGRKASTGNSRSHALNSTKRRWNANLQKVRILVDGKPKKVWVSARALKSGKVTRV, encoded by the coding sequence ATGGGTAAAGAATGTTTCGTAACAGGACGTAAAGCTTCAACAGGAAACAGTCGTTCACACGCATTAAATTCAACTAAGCGTCGTTGGAATGCAAACTTACAAAAAGTAAGAATTCTCGTTGATGGCAAACCTAAAAAAGTTTGGGTTTCAGCTCGTGCTTTAAAATCAGGTAAAGTTACTCGCGTATAA